tcagagcggatccgtctgttgtCTGCACaggcggatccgctcctataatgcagactttgggatccgttcaaaacggatccgtctgcattatatttcactaAAAAAGTCTAAGTACAATTTgtattcagacggatccgtctgcattatagtttagaaaagtgTGAAAGTtgctcaaacggatccgtccagactttacattgaaagtcaatgggggacggatcagtttgaaaattgagccatattatgtcaacttcaaacggatccgtccccattgacttacattgtaagtctggacggatccgtttgcctccacacggccaggcggacacccgaacgctgcaagcagcgttcaggtgtccgcttgctgagtggagcggaggctgaacgctgtcagactgaggcattctgagcggatccgcgtccactcagaatgcattggggctgtacggatgcgttcggggccgcttgtgagagccttcaaatggaactcacaagcggaaccccaaacacaagtgtgaaagtagccttatactgcaTAGTAAACACCACACGCACAcacaacatttaaaggggttctgcagttttttataacttatgatctatcctctgaatagatcatcagcatctgatcggcgggggtccgacacccctgccgatcagctgtttaagaaggcaataGCGccacgcggccttctcactgtttaccgcaggcccagtgagatCAAGTGAACACAGCTTAGCCgctcccaggccattgataccagtcgtgacatcactgggcctgcagtaaacagcgagaaggccgcagcgctactgccagcgccgctgtcttctcaagcagctgatcggcggggggcccgggtgtcagacccccgctgatcagatcctgatgatctatccagaagatagatcatcagtttaaaaaactgtagaacccctttaaaagaaaagTTATGCAGTAGAGAAGTGGAAGGAAACTGATTCTGTCTAGAATAGTATAGCTGAGAAGACCTTCTACCGGGGAGGTAAGGACTATATTGTCAGCTGCCAGAAGGGGAAGGAGACTGATTGTTTCCAGGGCAGTATGGCTGACAAGACTGCTTCTGTAGGGGACATAAGAGGGGAATATATTTTCAGATGCTAGATGAAGACTTACATTATTATGTACAGGAGAAGACCACTTCTGCAGCAGATCAGACTACAGTATAATGTCAGCTGCTGAGGTggagtggagggggcacagattttATCTGCTAGAACTTCTTTTAAATGGCTATTTCAAGACTTTTAGTAATACACTGTAACAAGCTCAACAGCTATTTGAGCAGGTGTGGATCAGGACAGGtctgaaaaaacggatctcagacggaaatggcttaaacggctgacatctgatgCAACAGCAATCgtctgtttgttttttgttttgttttttacagaaaaaaactgatcctatgCACTAGGCCGCTTGTACACGGCCGTTGCAATATccacacttgaataggtccgcagtcCAGAAGGTgcagtgcggaacagaggcacagagcactacggagtgcttccttgggGTTTCTCTCCATGCCGCCGCACCGCTAAAAAATAGCTGTGCGGACAGATTCGCCTATGACACCCGCTGGTACGGACTGGATCCGCCTGTGGCACCCGCACggatggtgcctgtgcattggggacagcaaattgACTGATACTACAGGAtccgatttctttttttttttttttttttttttacagtatcctgttttttttgttctcttcttctgacggatcagaagaacggaaagcaagCGGttatgtgaacgcagccttagcatCCAATTTTGCACCAAAATGATGCTGATTCCCTTTTCAGGTGTTCTAGGAAAGATAGGTGACAACCCCTACAGGATGACCGCTGTATTACTTTATCAACCAGCTTTCCACAAGCAGCAACTGAAGGACTTGTATGTGCTTTGTTGTTTTAGGTGTGTCCTTTGCGGATAACTGTAGCGGACATAAGAATATCATGGTTTATCCGGGAGAAGCTATTATTCTTGACATTGATGAAGATGAGGTTAAGGAGAACGCCTTGATTGATGGCAACGGAAAGGACATTGCAAGGATAGAAAACGGAAATTTGACAATAATAGATGAGCGCTACAAAGATAATCTAACCGCCAAACGCTTCTCCTTCCACATAAAAAGTACCGCCATTGAGGGTAAAAAGAACTTTACTGCCAGTGTACTGTATACAAATGGAAGCCACTGTTCCCAGCACTATATGGTCACTGTCAAAGGTAAGTATACTTACTGTATTATAATAATCAGTACTTTCCTGTAGCTTAAAGGGTTTAAATATAAGGTGTATGAGGGAGCGTATGACTGCACCCTCGTCTAACGCACATCTATCACCTATATTATGAGGGCAGCAGAAGCTTCTTCCTTGCTCTTCACTGTAAAGAGCAGTTCAGAGATTTGCCCAGTGGACATAAGAATCTCAGCTTAAAATGACTTCACTGGCTTATTTTTACCACAGCCAGGATTACAATGGAAGGTAACatgtatatagataacacagaatcCACTATTCGCAATAGAATGATATTACAGCTTATCTATtcctcctccctgcacagtgacctctgcgCAGATCACACAGCATGTTCTCAACACTCTCCCTTAGAAGTCAATAGGTGACGGTCACAGCTCGCCTTCccacctccctgcacaatgaccgctgcacagaaaggcaCAAAGCTTCCTCCGATTTTATCTGGGACATacatgtttttttatgtttttatagaCTGTGTGCGTTACATTTCACCTTCAGGGAAAGCTTACTTGTACTACACTGATTTTATTTCTCCTCCAGGCGGTGAGATCTGTAGTGAAATAAAGAAAATTACATTTACACTTGGCGACTATTTCACACTAGACTTTGATGCACCTGGAGTGGAGAACATCACCTGGCTGTTCGGCAGTAATAGAACCATTGCTGTCACCAAAGACAAAGCAAAACTACAGATTTTAGACAGTAATTATGAAGGAAGCTTGAGCGTCATAAATGCGTCCCTACGTAAATACTGTGCAACCAAAGAGGACGTTGGAGACTATACTGCCAGAGTAATATTCCACAATGGCACCCGGTGCCAGCAATACTATTCTGTCACTGAACAGGGTAAGTTCTCTTCTATTCTCCTCCACTGAACAAATAAGTGGAAATCTATTTTGATCATTACAGTGTACAATGTACCAGACCCTTCATCAGGGAGTTACATAATATTGTGCCGCCCACCGCTAAGAACAGTGATttaaattgatgacctatgcccagtataggtcagcaatatctgatcggcaaagTTCTGACacccggggtcccctccgatcagcttcttagaaaggaggtggcgcaccatatgagagctgcttcgtAGTCATTACACTGCCCGTTGTCTCGGAAGCgcagtgtaatacaagtacttgcaccattcacttgaacaaaccagtacttgtaattacactactctACCGCTACAGGGGTAATGACGAGGAAGCAGTGCGCACGtagagcgccgcctcctcttcaaacagctggtgccgggagtcggacccctgccgatcagatattgatggcttctcctgacaataggtcatcaatatacagtatatataaggccTGTACAACTTctttaatttcattttaattaATTAAATTAGCTTTCATTTCTTTTAATCAAGTGAATTCTCCGTAGAGTAAAGATGAGCGAGTCGATTGTAAACTATTCAAATTCAACCTGAATTTTGTATAAAGCAGAATTTTTGGTTATTCCATTTTgggccaatttaaaaaaaaaaaaaaaatgtcaaaaatgaGAAACAAGTGAGAGTTTTGTACACAAATTTTCTCGAAAATTGGAGCACCTTTAATTTAGATCCAAACCGAAGCAGACTACCGATTCAGTTGAATAAAACCGAATCTTGAGTGATTAGTTGATTTCTGTCCAGAAGATATAGCGGAGCTTGCATGGAGAAAGGCAGCAGCAGCAAGGCGAGGACAGCGGGTGAGACGCGCAGGTATGCGCAGCAGGGATAATTTAGAGAACCGCTTTGGGTTGgaatctccttcctgctggatccactttttGCCATTAAAAACTCTTCATGTGATAGACTGGGAAAGAACTGCCCCTAAAAAAGACTTTGGGGTATTGGTGAATAATTAGCAAGTAGTGCCAGGCAGCAGCTGCCAAGCCAAATAAAATAATAAGATGCATCAAATGAATTATAGATGCTCATTAAAAGAAGATAGATTTGCCTTTGGAAATTACTAGTCAGACCATGGAATATTGAGTATATTATTGGGCACCTGTATATAATATGGACTTAGATGAACTAGAGCGGGTGATCAAGGTAATTAAGTAAATGGGAGGACTGCTGTACCAACAAGTGTTATCAAACTTGGAGTGATTCAGCTCAGAAAAAAAGATCTCATTGCAATGTACAAATACATGAACAGACAATACAGAAATGTTTCTAATGACCCTTTTATACCTAGACCGGTAACcatgagatgaggacattttgtgcAGCTAGAGGAAATAAGGTTTCACCATCAATATAGACAggagttctttactgtaagagcagaatGTTCTCTGCCAGAGGGTCTGGATGCCTTTCTTGAATGTAAAAATATTGAAGGTTATGATTtctagggatttattctgattACCTGATTTGGAACATAATTTTCTCCTTTTTGCCATCCTCCTCATAGGAGTTCCTCTTAATCAACATGGTAGGATTATAGGATGGACATCTGTCTTTTTCCAACCTAACCTACTGTACCTATGTAAAATTTCCAAAGCATGTAGATTAAATTTTGTTAAAATCTTATCCACTCCACTGGTATTGTTATGCTTCAGATTATCCATAGGCATGCAGCTAGCTAATATAGTACGTGTACAGGTATCCTAGGTCTGCTGTGTCTCCTCCAGACAGTTCTGTCCCATCTCGGACCTCTCTGTCTCCTCCCGAGTCTTCTCTCTTCCCCAGACTACTCTGTCTCACCAGACTGTTCTGTCTTTTCCAGGATCCTCTTAACCCCCTCGGTTTCCCCCAGATCCCTTGGTCTCCTTGAGGCTCCACTATCTCCTTCTGAATGCTCTGTTTCctccatatctttttttttttatctctttcaGGCTCCCCTGTATTCTCCAGATCCCTCTGTCTCCCTATACCACTTTGTCTCCTCCAGGTATCTCTTTCTTCCCCAGCCCCATTTATGCCCTTAGTCTCCTCTGTGTCCTTCAGAATACTCATCTCATCCAGGCTCCCTTACCTGTCTCAGACCTCTCTATCTCCTCAAGGCTCCTCTGTCTCTTCTAGGACCCTTTGTCTCCTCAAGAttcctgtgtctcctccaggttCTTCTGTCTCCTTTTTCCCCCAGGCCCCTCTTTCCCTCTCGATCTCTCTATCTCTTCTaggttcttctgtcttctccaaaCCCCTGTATTTGCTCAAAGCTCCTCTGTCTTCTTCAGACCTCTCTGTCCATACTTCTCtatctcctccagactcctctgcaaATGGGTCATCTCCCTGAATCAAGATTCATGCTTCTTTTAATGTCTGTCAGCCTGCATCCATATTATGTACAAgtgttttctccattcacttgaaaggaacaagtacttgtaattacacaatGCCGCTGCTACAAGCAAAATGATggacagtgtaatgaagaggaagtagtgcTCGTGTAAGTGCCGTCTTCTCTTCAAATACCTGCTCGGCAAGATTGCTGGGTGctcgaccctcaccaatcagatattgatgacctgtactgagcataggccatcaatatgtgcCTGCGGAACAATCCCTTTAACGCCACAGCATTGGTGGGGGTAAACTGGGTAGTAGCTGGTGGTAATAAACAGCCTTTTAAATTAAAACATGGTCCTCATATTatccctttttggtggcagatgccttcttctcaGATGTCTTCTTCTCAGATGTCTTCTGACCTGTAACAAGTTACCCACAATTTTAAGAGATTTGTTGAAAATGAATTGCAAAAAATTTAGATGCATCTGGagtccaaatttttcaaaatattaGACAGATTTTATAACTTTAGAATTGTTTCGCTCGTCTCTTTGTCTCTATCTCTATCCCTCTCTATATGTCATATTTGTATGGGATGTCATGTAATTCTGTTTGTGGGAATTCTCTTTCAGATTACAGATggtggattttttttccatttaatctAGATGTAAAAACACTAGCATTAGCCATATTCATATTTGCATTGGTAAGTCTCATCATTTTTCAatgatatattttattaattgttTAGATATGAGGTACCTTCCCAGTTTTCACTACTTGGAGCCAAAGTAAAATTTTGACATAGTGAAGGCCGAAATGTGAGATGAATACCTGGTCTGACCTGGTGTAAAAAATATCAGAAGCACTAAACCGTATCCTCAAGGTGAAAACCCACAAAATTGCATATTACAGAGACCCAACATGGCCCCCATGCAGGTCTATAGATTGGTCTTAATGGAGTTAATTGCTCGAATAGCTCTTAATTACCAGTGATGTAATACTATGTGCCTGGCAGGAGTCCTCAGAGGACAAATATACTTTTATGGTGCTATGGCACTGTCACTGGACCATGGCTGTAATTCACATGATCAGTGATAACTTTGTCAGTAGTCACTACCAAGGGGAGGTGGCTTCCTCTGTCACCCCATTGGCTCCTACTCAATGCGATCAAAAGATGCCAATAGGTTGTCTTGGATCTAACAATGGCTTCCATGTGTGCCATCTTGTCTAGTGGGATGCACTGTCTCGCAGAAGTATTGCAGAGTATTATATGCAGTACATAGAAGTTTAATTCTGATAGaaaaaaagtttaacaaaatgcttaaaatattttaaaaaagcatAACGTACAAAAAAAATTCATGTCATGTTTCATGGTTTGTTTACTGTATTGCcaaaagtggttaaaggggttctccggaaattacatgttgatgacctatcctctggacaggtcatcaatataaaatcgACGGGGGTCCGACTCCAGGAACTGCCTACGATCAGCTGTTTTATTTTAATTCTTTATTTAAGGGGAACCTCTcaccaggggtgtaactaccatagcggcagaccatgtaactgctatggggcccagggcaagagggggcccagtcttagttggcattaattcctcttctactgggggtgaaaacttggtcaggactcttccCTCTAaataaacaacttttagcaaacgaggcagtggaaaaaatggccgaaggatcattgaaaggggtttaggaggAAATCCTTCGGTTCTGTGTGGGAGGCCTgacttgatccttgctatggggcccttacttctctatgtacgccactgcctgtcaccataaaaatgtagtgtaatctgcaggcagcatgttataaagcagatgaagctgagcagattgataaagAGTTTTAATATAACTTGTCATGTATTTATTTACTAGCAGAATAATGCAGCTTCCCATGGGTATATTTCAACTATTTCATTTGTGTGTGTGGTTAAAGGATATCCACagcgtccccataacagtgacttccacagcaccccacacccttatcattgacctccacagtgccccacctccttaacaatgacctccacagcagcccgccccctaCAGTGCGccacccccttaatagtgacttccacagaggcctgccccttaacagtgacctctatgtAGCCcaacctcttaacagtgacctccacagaggcccACCTTTTAACAATGACATTGACAGTGGCCCACCCTCTTAACAAAGACCTCCATAGCACCCTGCACCCTTATcattgacctccatagtggcccgCCTCTTTAATAATGACCTCCATAGCACCCTGCCCtttacattgacctccacagcagcccacccctttacaaTTGACCTCTCCAGTgtgccacccccttaacagtgaccttgatAGCACCTCGccctcttaactgtgacctccatcgCAGCTTACTCCATTAACTGTGACCCACCTCAGGTGGGTGCAGGAGATGCGCTCGCACAATCAGTTGCAGGGTACTGTGCCATATAAGGAGTTTTCagaaggagggggctccctctgtcccCCATTGGGTCCCTTCTGTTTTGTGGTGGGTCCCGATGGGTGCTATGGCAGCTCGATACCTTACACAGACTTCCAGGTCTGCCAGCTATGGAGGCCAATGAGGCCCGGACCCTCTGCTGGGTCGTATAGGTGAACTCTCAGTGTAATACAGACAGTAACAATGCATTacaattgaaacagggatcagacccccaaatgttgaagtcccatagtgggaaaaaataaaaagttatataaaaagtatttttcaaaaataaaaaagttttaagtaaaaaaaaaatgcccctttcccctcATCAAGtcatttaaaattttaaaaaattataaaaataaaaaagctttataaaaaatatcacatgaactacctAGAATGCCATAGTAAACCAGACAGAGCCATttgttggttaccttgcctcacagaaagtgtaacctcaagcaatcaaaaagtcacaagtaccccacaatggtaccaatcaaaacaTCATCTCTACCCTTTAAAAAATCAGCCTGCACACAAGACAATTAccagaaaaaaacatttaaaaaaaattactttcggAAAATGGCGACACAAGAACAATAttatattttcaaaaatgcttttattgtgtataactgaacaaaaataaatatagacATATCAGGTATCACAGCATCCATAATgactgttttataaaaaaaattggtcacctcatctcacaaaaaacttagtcactgtactttcgcacaatttcatttaatagagaatggtgtgaaTAAcacatttctaaatcactttatttaaaaaatctgcctgcatccatctgaaaaaagctgtaaagtcatggccactaggggtctcgctTCCACCTAACGTACAGTTCACTGCCTTTTGACAGGAAGTGGagcatgtcagagctagctgagatcatgagcctgat
The sequence above is drawn from the Bufo bufo chromosome 11, aBufBuf1.1, whole genome shotgun sequence genome and encodes:
- the LOC120982242 gene encoding uncharacterized protein LOC120982242 — its product is MGLKTWMVLLWILLFVKGVSFADNCSGHKNIMVYPGEAIILDIDEDEVKENALIDGNGKDIARIENGNLTIIDERYKDNLTAKRFSFHIKSTAIEGKKNFTASVLYTNGSHCSQHYMVTVKGGEICSEIKKITFTLGDYFTLDFDAPGVENITWLFGSNRTIAVTKDKAKLQILDSNYEGSLSVINASLRKYCATKEDVGDYTARVIFHNGTRCQQYYSVTEQDYRWWIFFPFNLDVKTLALAIFIFALVGLGIKIYRLKRKKTQANKTTPRNDNIIIEKENSRNRLVEEYCRRNFMSQSQPV